The following are encoded in a window of Pseudomonas multiresinivorans genomic DNA:
- a CDS encoding TatD family hydrolase: MQLIDIGVNLTHPSFEPEREAVLARAIEAGVAQMVLTGTSLSDSEQALDLCRQLDEEQRLYCTAGVHPHEASHWDSGSARVLRGLLAEDRVKAVGECGLDFNRDFSPRPQQEKAFEEQLGLAVELQLPVFIHERDAGERLLAILKDFRDRLPAAVVHCFTGERRTLYSYLDLDLHIGITGWICDERRGTHLQELVREIPEGRLMLESDAPYLLPRTLRPKPKNGRNQPAYLPEVLTCVAQHRGESAERVAAHTTECARRFFDLPEI, from the coding sequence ATGCAACTGATCGACATCGGCGTCAACCTCACCCATCCAAGCTTCGAGCCGGAACGTGAAGCGGTCCTCGCTCGCGCGATCGAGGCCGGCGTCGCCCAGATGGTGCTCACGGGGACCAGCCTGTCCGACAGCGAACAGGCCCTGGACCTGTGCCGGCAACTGGACGAAGAACAGCGTCTTTACTGCACCGCCGGTGTCCATCCCCATGAAGCCAGCCACTGGGACAGCGGCAGCGCCAGGGTGCTGCGCGGCCTGCTGGCGGAGGACCGGGTAAAGGCCGTCGGCGAATGCGGCCTGGACTTCAACCGCGACTTTTCGCCGCGCCCGCAGCAGGAAAAGGCTTTCGAAGAACAGCTGGGCCTCGCCGTGGAACTGCAACTGCCGGTATTCATCCACGAGCGCGATGCCGGAGAGCGCCTGCTGGCGATCCTCAAGGACTTCCGCGACCGGCTCCCTGCGGCCGTAGTGCATTGCTTCACCGGCGAGCGCCGCACGCTTTATTCCTACCTCGACCTCGACCTGCACATCGGCATCACCGGCTGGATCTGCGACGAGCGCCGCGGCACCCATCTGCAGGAACTGGTGCGGGAAATTCCCGAAGGCCGGCTGATGCTGGAAAGCGACGCACCTTATCTGTTGCCGCGCACGCTGCGGCCCAAGCCGAAGAACGGCCGGAACCAGCCGGCCTACCTGCCCGAAGTGCTGACCTGCGTGGCCCAGCACCGTGGCGAGAGCGCAGAGCGCGTCGCTGCCCATACCACCGAGTGCGCACGACGCTTCTTTGACCTCCCGGAAATTTGA
- a CDS encoding methyl-accepting chemotaxis protein: MAAWIRDISLKYKFWAVNAVAFVTTLLLVLFAMHQELDGRIQQARQGAEAQAQMLKGWPAGSALPTSPNLVSFASGSAPQIAGVDGSALARASGWVDLQGAQNRNGALAGAYVQDIGNGQRVAVLAPGADFWSVFEDRALPFAGAVLVLMLALLAASQLLIRFILTHLLTLRDVMLHVEKSGDLSARVPLESRDEVGQMATAFNAMQAGYQRVVGTVAQAAGRLDEGARTLANSMGQVRQGMLGQQSETDQAATAINEMSTTVHHIAQHAADTRDQSQEADRLAGNGQQVVGRVGQSIAGLSQGVQQTAEMIQQLAQDSHKISSVVSVIHGIAEQTNLLALNAAIEAARAGEMGRGFAVVADEVRNLAKRVQDSTDEITQMINALQSGTRDAVEFMQESSIKADGCVEEAREAGEALAAIASAVALMRESNTQIAVAAEQQSQVAEEMTRSVVGIRDVTEHTVQQTVDSAGTSHQLANLAGELSRAIGQLRL, translated from the coding sequence ATGGCCGCCTGGATCCGCGATATTTCCCTCAAGTACAAATTCTGGGCCGTCAACGCGGTCGCCTTCGTCACCACCCTGCTGCTGGTGCTGTTCGCCATGCACCAGGAACTCGATGGGCGCATCCAGCAGGCACGCCAGGGTGCCGAAGCCCAGGCCCAGATGCTCAAGGGCTGGCCGGCGGGCTCGGCGCTGCCGACTTCGCCGAACCTCGTCAGCTTCGCCAGCGGCAGCGCACCGCAGATCGCCGGTGTTGACGGCTCGGCCCTCGCCCGCGCCAGCGGCTGGGTGGACCTGCAGGGTGCGCAGAACCGTAACGGCGCGCTGGCCGGAGCCTACGTGCAGGACATTGGCAATGGCCAGCGCGTCGCCGTGCTCGCCCCCGGCGCCGACTTCTGGAGCGTCTTCGAGGATCGCGCCCTGCCCTTCGCCGGCGCCGTGCTGGTGCTGATGCTGGCCCTGCTGGCCGCCTCGCAATTGCTGATCCGCTTCATCCTCACGCACCTGCTGACCCTGCGCGACGTGATGCTGCACGTGGAAAAGAGCGGCGACCTGTCTGCCCGCGTGCCGCTGGAAAGCCGCGACGAAGTCGGTCAGATGGCCACTGCCTTCAACGCCATGCAGGCCGGCTACCAGCGCGTGGTCGGCACCGTTGCCCAGGCCGCCGGGCGCCTCGACGAGGGCGCACGCACCCTCGCCAACAGCATGGGCCAGGTGCGCCAGGGCATGCTCGGCCAACAGAGCGAGACCGACCAGGCCGCCACCGCCATCAACGAGATGTCCACCACCGTCCACCACATCGCCCAGCACGCCGCCGATACCCGCGACCAGTCGCAGGAGGCCGATCGCCTCGCCGGCAATGGCCAGCAGGTCGTCGGCCGCGTTGGCCAGTCCATTGCCGGGCTGTCCCAGGGCGTGCAGCAGACCGCCGAGATGATCCAGCAACTGGCCCAGGACAGTCACAAGATCAGCAGCGTGGTCAGCGTGATTCATGGCATCGCCGAACAGACCAACCTGCTCGCCCTCAACGCGGCCATCGAGGCCGCCCGCGCCGGCGAGATGGGCCGCGGTTTCGCCGTGGTGGCCGATGAAGTGCGCAACCTCGCCAAGCGCGTGCAGGACTCCACCGATGAGATCACCCAGATGATCAATGCGCTGCAGTCCGGCACCCGTGACGCCGTGGAATTCATGCAGGAAAGCTCGATCAAGGCCGATGGCTGCGTCGAGGAAGCCCGTGAAGCCGGCGAAGCCCTGGCGGCGATCGCTTCGGCGGTGGCGCTGATGCGCGAGAGCAATACCCAGATCGCCGTGGCCGCCGAGCAGCAGAGCCAGGTCGCCGAGGAAATGACCCGCTCGGTCGTCGGCATCCGCGACGTTACCGAGCACACCGTGCAGCAGACCGTGGACTCGGCCGGCACCAGCCACCAGTTGGCGAATCTCGCCGGCGAACTCAGCCGCGCCATCGGCCAATTGCGCCTGTAA
- a CDS encoding Mpo1-like protein — protein sequence MGKRHPNLLAWQWQGYAANHRNPTNLALHIIAVPLFILGALTLLSGLFGLSLSSILLGVIGMVASLAIQGRGHKLEEQAPEPFTDRKDAISRLLVEQFVTFPRFVLSGAWWRAWRNRRR from the coding sequence ATGGGCAAACGTCATCCCAACCTCCTGGCCTGGCAGTGGCAGGGCTACGCCGCCAACCACCGCAACCCGACCAACCTCGCGCTGCACATCATCGCCGTGCCGCTGTTCATCCTCGGCGCCCTGACCCTGCTCAGCGGGCTGTTCGGCCTGAGCCTGTCGTCGATCCTGCTGGGGGTGATCGGCATGGTCGCCTCGCTGGCCATTCAGGGCCGCGGGCACAAGCTTGAAGAGCAGGCGCCCGAACCCTTTACGGACCGCAAGGACGCCATCAGCCGCCTGCTGGTCGAGCAGTTCGTCACCTTCCCGCGCTTCGTCCTGAGCGGCGCCTGGTGGCGCGCCTGGCGCAATCGCCGGCGCTGA
- a CDS encoding molybdopterin-dependent oxidoreductase → MLTIAVKGQPQLQRHYSLRELEALPQSERRSMLPDETQVHDWQGVRLSTLLAGFERGDAQRLRVEALNDYSALIPLSDLDAFDPILAYRRDGQSIGIAERGPLFVIYPMLDHPELRTQVYFNRTVWQVSRITLE, encoded by the coding sequence GTGCTGACCATTGCAGTGAAAGGCCAGCCGCAACTCCAGCGCCACTACAGCCTGCGCGAGCTTGAAGCGCTGCCGCAGAGCGAGCGGCGCTCGATGCTCCCGGACGAAACCCAGGTCCATGACTGGCAAGGCGTGCGCCTGAGCACCCTGCTCGCCGGCTTCGAACGCGGCGACGCCCAGCGCCTGCGGGTCGAGGCACTCAACGACTATTCGGCGCTGATTCCATTGAGCGACCTCGACGCCTTCGACCCGATCCTCGCCTACCGCCGCGACGGCCAATCCATCGGTATCGCCGAGCGCGGCCCGCTGTTCGTCATCTACCCGATGCTCGATCACCCGGAGTTGCGGACCCAGGTCTATTTCAACCGCACCGTCTGGCAGGTAAGCCGCATTACCCTGGAGTGA
- a CDS encoding diguanylate cyclase encodes MAVPPQLPRRRYRRLTVIILSGLIAALTAGAGAALLMVHQHVRQLAHPDAHSELWQAYQLRAELERSLNSARQVLAGESDSDALATRVEVLASLLPPLRHTPVYGYLVVPRPEVQATLEKIQRLSDAWLKRAPWGQPQAAKLLAGEMLRELPPLLEPTHELVVVTNIALTNYMDAERLDLQRAFNLLAWVLFGLGLCSVLLALRVIANSRRKLLLTQRLHDLNQSLEQRVEQRTLELSERKSLLRYILDTSPSDVALLSDEDSRAHYVSPRLLQRTGIRPHEPFTLHRLFDDPDEEARFRQSLADNGQLDSWETRLAGNPAYWAIVWARKMEIDGRPASLVWSFDINQRKTMEQELRLLATTDPLTGLQNRHAFVKRGVALLKSAQRYDRQCSALMLDIDFFKPINDTHGHAFGDAVLQAVAKELTHGLREVDLLGRLGGEEFAAILPETDLPQALQVAERVRNSVQALSFTSEDGSRVRLTLSIGVAARREGELRLEDLLARADRALYRAKAGGRNRTETAPGA; translated from the coding sequence ATCGCCGTGCCCCCGCAACTTCCCAGGCGGCGCTATCGCCGCCTGACCGTCATCATCCTCAGCGGCCTGATCGCGGCGCTGACCGCCGGCGCCGGCGCCGCACTGCTGATGGTGCACCAGCACGTACGCCAGTTGGCACACCCCGATGCCCACAGCGAGCTGTGGCAGGCCTACCAGCTGCGCGCCGAGCTGGAGCGCTCGTTGAACAGCGCCCGGCAGGTACTCGCCGGGGAGAGCGACAGCGATGCCCTGGCAACACGCGTCGAAGTGCTCGCCAGCCTCCTGCCGCCGCTGCGCCATACGCCCGTCTATGGCTACCTGGTCGTACCTCGTCCGGAAGTGCAGGCGACCCTGGAGAAGATCCAGCGCCTGAGTGACGCCTGGCTCAAGCGCGCGCCCTGGGGTCAGCCGCAGGCCGCGAAGCTGCTGGCCGGCGAGATGCTGCGCGAGCTGCCGCCCCTGCTCGAACCCACGCACGAACTGGTAGTAGTCACCAATATCGCCCTGACCAATTACATGGACGCCGAGCGCCTGGACCTGCAGCGCGCCTTCAACCTGCTGGCCTGGGTGCTTTTCGGCCTCGGCCTGTGCAGTGTGCTGCTGGCCTTGCGGGTGATCGCCAATTCGCGGCGCAAGCTCCTGCTCACCCAGCGCCTGCATGACCTCAACCAGTCGCTGGAGCAGCGCGTCGAGCAGCGCACCCTGGAATTGAGCGAACGCAAGTCGCTGCTGCGCTACATCCTCGACACCAGCCCCAGCGACGTGGCGCTGCTCAGCGACGAAGACTCCCGCGCCCACTACGTCAGCCCGCGCCTGTTGCAGCGCACCGGCATCCGCCCGCACGAGCCCTTCACCCTGCATCGGCTGTTCGACGATCCCGACGAGGAAGCACGCTTCCGCCAGTCCCTGGCCGACAACGGCCAGCTCGACAGCTGGGAAACCCGCCTGGCGGGCAACCCGGCCTACTGGGCCATCGTCTGGGCACGGAAGATGGAAATAGACGGCCGGCCCGCCTCGCTGGTGTGGAGCTTCGACATCAACCAGCGCAAGACCATGGAGCAGGAACTGCGCCTGCTGGCCACCACCGATCCGCTGACCGGCCTGCAGAACCGCCATGCCTTCGTCAAACGTGGCGTTGCCCTGCTCAAGAGCGCACAGCGCTACGACCGCCAGTGCTCGGCGCTGATGCTCGACATCGACTTCTTCAAGCCGATCAACGATACCCACGGCCACGCCTTCGGAGATGCAGTGCTTCAAGCCGTGGCGAAGGAGCTGACGCACGGGTTGCGCGAAGTGGACCTGCTCGGCCGCCTGGGTGGCGAGGAGTTCGCCGCGATCCTTCCCGAAACCGACCTGCCGCAGGCGCTGCAGGTCGCCGAGCGGGTGCGCAACAGCGTGCAGGCGCTGTCCTTCACCAGCGAAGACGGCAGCCGCGTGCGCCTCACCCTGAGTATCGGCGTGGCGGCGCGTCGCGAAGGCGAACTGCGCCTGGAAGACCTGCTCGCTCGCGCCGACCGGGCGCTCTACCGGGCCAAGGCCGGCGGCCGCAACCGCACGGAGACCGCACCCGGCGCTTAG
- a CDS encoding acyl-CoA thioesterase has product MSFSEMLRAVRAAPLSIVIPANWAQGRASFGGLVAALAYEAMASVAEAGRPVRSLAITFVGPIEVEVPVSFEAEVLREGKSVSQVFCRAVQNGQVVLLAQGSFGVGRESTVQMDGLPPPVFNAVEDCQELPYIRKLMPAFTQNIAMRWAVGHMPFSASREREMGGWMRFRGDDVGEEPMEISHLLALIDAWPPANLPHLKSPAPSSSLTWTVEFVQPLPSMPANGWCQYLATIEHARDGYGHIAAQTWSADGQLLAIGRQTVTIFG; this is encoded by the coding sequence ATGTCCTTCAGCGAAATGCTCCGGGCGGTGCGTGCCGCACCGCTGTCCATTGTCATCCCCGCCAACTGGGCGCAGGGCCGTGCGAGTTTCGGAGGCCTGGTGGCGGCGCTGGCCTATGAGGCCATGGCGTCGGTGGCCGAGGCCGGGCGCCCGGTGCGCTCGCTGGCGATCACTTTCGTCGGTCCCATCGAGGTGGAGGTGCCGGTGAGCTTCGAGGCGGAGGTCCTGCGCGAGGGCAAGTCGGTCAGCCAGGTGTTCTGCCGCGCGGTGCAGAACGGGCAGGTGGTACTGCTGGCGCAAGGCAGCTTCGGTGTGGGACGCGAATCCACCGTGCAGATGGATGGCCTGCCGCCACCGGTCTTCAACGCCGTCGAGGACTGCCAGGAGCTGCCGTACATTCGCAAGCTGATGCCGGCCTTCACCCAGAACATCGCCATGCGCTGGGCGGTCGGGCACATGCCGTTCTCGGCCAGTCGCGAGCGCGAGATGGGAGGCTGGATGCGCTTCCGCGGCGACGACGTGGGCGAGGAGCCGATGGAGATCAGCCACCTGCTGGCGCTGATCGACGCCTGGCCGCCAGCCAACCTGCCGCATCTGAAATCGCCAGCGCCTTCCAGCTCGCTGACCTGGACCGTGGAGTTCGTCCAGCCGCTGCCCTCGATGCCGGCCAATGGCTGGTGCCAGTACCTGGCGACCATCGAGCATGCCCGCGACGGTTACGGGCACATCGCGGCCCAGACCTGGTCGGCCGATGGCCAGCTCCTGGCGATCGGCCGGCAGACGGTGACCATCTTCGGCTAG
- a CDS encoding CHAD domain-containing protein has product MTSFCDYLVSHLIEQEVALFSASSRLKAESDPEALHDLRIAVRRLRSLLHPVRGMPGIDELEQALGDMGRLSGPLRDLEVLLPVLEAEGYDRAAALRRPALISGYATLLASPQWERLMMRLDGWPQLWRTSERHGVLKGLQGKVEKRLAKEWQKLREALKDPAHDRHRLRLLIKRVRYSLEAYPKESAVPQRLLAPLKDAQSALGDWHDYEQWLIRSERELDLMPLQPHWNARHDLAERLADESLEALQKALHRAH; this is encoded by the coding sequence GTGACCTCCTTCTGCGATTACCTGGTAAGCCATCTGATCGAGCAGGAGGTCGCGTTGTTCTCCGCGTCCTCCCGCCTGAAGGCCGAGTCCGATCCCGAAGCGCTGCATGACCTGCGCATCGCCGTGCGCCGGCTGCGCAGCCTGCTGCACCCGGTGCGCGGCATGCCGGGTATCGATGAACTGGAGCAGGCCCTGGGCGACATGGGCCGGCTCAGTGGCCCGCTGCGCGATCTCGAAGTGCTGCTGCCGGTTCTTGAGGCCGAAGGCTACGACCGTGCCGCGGCTCTGCGACGCCCGGCGCTGATCTCCGGCTACGCCACGCTGCTTGCCAGCCCGCAGTGGGAGCGCCTGATGATGCGCCTGGATGGCTGGCCACAGTTGTGGCGCACCTCCGAGCGCCACGGCGTGCTCAAGGGGCTGCAGGGCAAGGTGGAGAAGCGCCTGGCGAAGGAGTGGCAGAAGCTTCGCGAGGCGCTGAAAGACCCGGCCCATGACCGTCATCGCCTGCGCCTGCTGATCAAGCGGGTGCGCTATTCGCTGGAGGCCTATCCGAAGGAGTCCGCCGTGCCGCAACGCCTGCTGGCGCCGCTGAAGGACGCGCAATCGGCGCTGGGCGACTGGCATGACTACGAGCAGTGGCTGATCCGCAGCGAGCGCGAACTCGACCTGATGCCCTTGCAGCCGCACTGGAACGCCCGCCACGACCTCGCCGAACGCCTCGCCGATGAGAGCCTGGAGGCCCTGCAGAAAGCGCTGCATAGGGCTCATTGA
- a CDS encoding transglutaminase TgpA family protein, producing the protein MSSATATSAQPIPRVALTWLLVAQAVVIIPHLEHLPLWIVALWLGCAAWRIQVFRMRANYPSGIAKLALVAVAGLGVWFSRGSLIGLDAGVVLLISAFVVKLVELKTRRDAWVLILLGFFAVTTSYLFQDDILAAAFSLLPVLALLAAAIGLQQSSFAVRPMVTLRLAGGLLLQALPLMLLLFLLFPRMGPLWSLPVPGDKSMTGLSDSMAPGDMVDLSQSPALAFRVSFDGSPPPRSQLYWRALTLERFDGARWSAALQRGDHAPQWQRQGQPLQYQVIMEPNGRSWLFTLDVAQTSLGDARMMSDFHLERRLPVRQGLLYRATSWPDALLEPDDAARAQRINLALPQGGNPRARSWARQLRERYPQPAELVQAMLRHFREQPFRYTLRPPDVGAERIDGFLFDTRAGFCEHYAGAMTFVLRAAGIPARVVTGYQGGEASASGNYLAIRQFDAHAWVEYWQQGRGWTRVDPTGAVSPERIEQGLEAAMSQEGSFLEADPFSPLRYRNFALLNQLRMAWDDVNYGWQRWVLGYQAEQQGDMLKNWFGGLDRQWIGALLVGGGALLLAVLALVLFKPWRRSTDLQLQSFQRFERMLAPLGVHREPGEGARDFCRRASKVLPAHAQAIRSYLEAFEAQRYGGAATAPAELRAHLARLRRELPWRLWSARRNGT; encoded by the coding sequence ATGAGCAGTGCGACCGCCACTTCCGCCCAGCCCATTCCACGGGTGGCCCTGACCTGGCTGCTGGTGGCTCAGGCGGTGGTGATCATTCCGCACCTGGAACACCTGCCGCTGTGGATCGTCGCCCTCTGGCTGGGGTGCGCGGCCTGGCGCATCCAGGTGTTCCGCATGCGCGCCAACTACCCCAGTGGCATCGCCAAGCTGGCGCTGGTGGCGGTGGCCGGGTTGGGCGTGTGGTTTTCCCGCGGCTCGCTGATCGGCCTGGATGCCGGCGTGGTGCTGCTGATCTCGGCCTTCGTGGTCAAGCTGGTGGAGCTCAAGACCCGCCGCGATGCCTGGGTGCTGATCCTGCTGGGGTTCTTCGCAGTCACCACCAGTTACCTGTTCCAGGACGACATCCTCGCCGCTGCCTTCAGCCTGCTGCCGGTGCTGGCGCTGCTGGCGGCGGCCATCGGCCTGCAGCAGAGCAGTTTCGCCGTGCGCCCGATGGTCACCTTGCGCCTGGCCGGCGGCCTGCTGCTGCAAGCCTTGCCGTTGATGCTGCTGCTGTTCCTGCTGTTCCCGCGCATGGGGCCGCTGTGGTCGCTGCCAGTGCCGGGCGACAAATCCATGACCGGGCTGAGTGACAGCATGGCGCCCGGCGACATGGTGGACCTGAGCCAGTCTCCTGCGCTGGCCTTTCGGGTGAGCTTCGACGGCAGCCCGCCGCCCCGCTCGCAACTGTACTGGCGCGCCTTGACCCTGGAGCGCTTCGACGGCGCGCGTTGGAGCGCGGCGCTCCAGCGTGGAGATCATGCGCCGCAATGGCAGCGGCAGGGGCAGCCCTTGCAGTACCAGGTGATCATGGAGCCCAACGGTCGGTCGTGGCTGTTCACCCTGGATGTGGCGCAGACCAGTCTGGGCGATGCGCGGATGATGAGCGACTTCCACCTGGAACGGCGCCTGCCGGTACGCCAGGGGCTGCTCTACCGCGCCACCTCCTGGCCGGACGCTCTGCTGGAGCCGGACGACGCCGCCCGCGCACAGCGGATCAACCTTGCCTTGCCGCAGGGTGGCAATCCCCGGGCCCGCTCCTGGGCGCGACAACTGCGCGAACGCTACCCACAGCCGGCCGAGCTGGTGCAGGCGATGCTCCGGCACTTCCGCGAACAGCCGTTCCGCTACACGCTCCGCCCGCCGGATGTTGGCGCGGAGCGCATCGACGGTTTCCTGTTCGACACCCGGGCCGGCTTCTGCGAGCACTATGCCGGTGCCATGACCTTCGTCCTGCGCGCGGCGGGGATTCCGGCTCGTGTGGTCACCGGCTACCAGGGGGGCGAGGCCAGCGCGTCGGGCAATTACCTGGCGATCCGCCAGTTCGATGCCCACGCCTGGGTGGAGTACTGGCAGCAGGGCCGCGGATGGACGCGCGTTGATCCCACGGGCGCCGTATCGCCCGAGCGGATCGAGCAAGGGTTGGAGGCGGCCATGAGCCAGGAAGGCAGCTTCCTCGAGGCTGATCCGTTTTCGCCCCTGCGCTACCGGAACTTCGCGCTCCTCAACCAACTGCGCATGGCCTGGGACGACGTCAACTACGGCTGGCAGCGCTGGGTGCTGGGTTACCAGGCCGAACAGCAGGGCGACATGTTGAAGAACTGGTTCGGCGGGCTGGACCGGCAATGGATCGGCGCCCTGCTGGTGGGCGGCGGCGCGCTGTTGCTGGCTGTGCTGGCTCTGGTGCTGTTCAAGCCCTGGCGGCGTTCCACCGATCTCCAGTTGCAGAGCTTCCAGCGCTTCGAAAGGATGCTCGCTCCCCTGGGGGTGCATCGCGAGCCGGGGGAGGGCGCGCGGGATTTCTGCCGGCGCGCGAGCAAAGTCCTCCCGGCCCATGCCCAGGCGATCCGCAGCTACCTGGAAGCCTTCGAAGCGCAGCGCTATGGCGGAGCTGCCACGGCACCGGCCGAATTGCGCGCGCACCTGGCGCGCCTGCGACGCGAACTGCCCTGGCGCTTGTGGTCTGCGCGCAGGAACGGAACGTGA
- a CDS encoding DUF58 domain-containing protein — protein MLVRVRPLWQSWIARRIPPAPSLQLNQRRIFIIPTRQGLAFGVALLLMLLTAINYQNSLAYGLTFLLLSLFIVAILHTYRNLGGLRLTALGAQPVFVGEQAAFRVRLEGEGRNRQAIGLGWEAERMQFADVTADRAEELLLSVPAERRGWLRPGRLRVESRFPLGLLVAWSWVDLDQSVLVYPHPQPGDLPLESGAAENDEEGVRPSGRGVDDYQGLRPYQPGDSRRRLHWKAYSRGQGLLVKDFSALAGRNVWLEFDSLGGDTEGRLSRLCFWVLQLTLRQQPFGLRLPDAQLAVGLDDAHRDACLRALALYGTKR, from the coding sequence ATGCTCGTCAGGGTCAGGCCGTTGTGGCAGAGCTGGATAGCCCGGCGAATTCCGCCGGCACCTTCGCTGCAACTCAATCAGCGGCGCATCTTCATCATCCCTACCCGGCAGGGTCTGGCGTTCGGCGTCGCGCTGTTGCTGATGCTGCTGACCGCGATCAACTACCAGAACAGCCTGGCCTATGGCCTGACCTTCCTGCTGTTGTCGCTGTTCATCGTCGCCATCCTCCACACCTACCGCAACCTGGGCGGCCTGCGCCTGACGGCGCTGGGCGCGCAGCCAGTGTTCGTCGGCGAGCAGGCAGCTTTCCGAGTGCGCCTGGAAGGCGAAGGGCGCAACCGGCAGGCCATCGGCCTGGGTTGGGAGGCCGAGCGCATGCAGTTCGCCGATGTTACGGCGGACCGCGCCGAAGAGCTGCTGCTGAGCGTGCCAGCCGAGCGCCGTGGCTGGTTGCGCCCTGGTCGCTTGCGGGTGGAGAGTCGCTTCCCGCTGGGCTTGCTGGTCGCCTGGAGCTGGGTCGACCTGGACCAGTCGGTGCTGGTCTACCCGCATCCGCAGCCCGGCGACCTGCCGCTGGAAAGCGGGGCGGCGGAGAACGACGAGGAGGGCGTGCGGCCCAGCGGGCGCGGCGTCGATGATTACCAGGGGCTGCGCCCCTACCAGCCGGGCGACTCGCGCCGGCGCTTGCACTGGAAGGCCTACTCCCGTGGCCAGGGTCTGCTGGTGAAGGATTTCTCTGCGCTGGCCGGGCGCAATGTCTGGCTGGAGTTCGACAGCCTGGGCGGCGACACCGAGGGGCGTCTGTCCCGGCTGTGCTTCTGGGTCCTGCAGCTCACGCTGCGTCAGCAGCCTTTCGGCCTGCGCCTGCCGGATGCGCAACTGGCGGTCGGCCTGGATGATGCCCATCGCGATGCCTGCCTGCGCGCTCTGGCGTTGTACGGGACGAAGCGATGA
- a CDS encoding AAA family ATPase yields MHAKLENCLKAVDQVLLGKEVQVRLALTCLLARGHLLIEDLPGMGKTTLSHALARVLGLGFQRIQFTSDLLPGDVLGTSVFDKDSGQFVFHPGPIFSELVLADEINRATPKSQSALLEAMEEGQVTIEGATRPLPEPFFVIATQNPVTQGGTFALPESQLDRFLMRLSLGYPGRAAEKALLLGEARRDLLPRLEPMLDPQELQALQGEVLAVRASDALVDYVLRLVEATRTQPAFALGLSPRGSLALLAAARAWALLAGRDYVIPEDVQAVLPSVAGHRLRDQADPAGHGGGALVQWLLREVPAL; encoded by the coding sequence ATGCACGCCAAGCTGGAGAATTGTCTGAAGGCAGTCGACCAGGTCCTGCTCGGCAAGGAGGTGCAAGTGCGGTTGGCCCTGACCTGCCTGCTGGCGCGCGGTCACCTCCTCATCGAAGACTTGCCCGGCATGGGCAAGACCACCCTCAGCCATGCCCTGGCGCGCGTGCTGGGCCTGGGGTTCCAGCGTATCCAGTTCACTTCCGACCTGCTGCCCGGCGATGTGCTGGGCACTTCGGTGTTCGACAAGGACAGCGGGCAGTTCGTCTTCCACCCCGGGCCGATCTTCTCCGAACTGGTGCTGGCCGACGAGATAAACCGCGCCACCCCCAAGAGCCAGAGCGCGCTGCTCGAGGCCATGGAGGAAGGGCAGGTGACCATCGAAGGCGCGACCCGCCCGCTACCCGAACCCTTCTTCGTCATCGCCACGCAGAACCCGGTAACCCAGGGCGGCACCTTTGCTTTGCCCGAATCCCAGCTCGACCGCTTCCTCATGCGCCTGTCCCTGGGCTACCCCGGCCGCGCCGCCGAGAAGGCTTTGTTGCTGGGCGAAGCTCGCCGCGACCTGCTGCCGCGCCTGGAGCCGATGCTCGACCCGCAGGAACTGCAGGCGCTGCAGGGCGAAGTGCTGGCGGTGCGCGCCAGCGATGCGCTGGTGGACTACGTGCTGCGTCTGGTGGAAGCCACGCGCACCCAGCCGGCCTTTGCCCTGGGCCTGTCACCGCGCGGCAGTCTGGCACTGCTGGCGGCGGCTCGCGCCTGGGCGTTGCTGGCCGGGCGCGACTACGTGATCCCGGAGGACGTACAGGCCGTGCTGCCCTCGGTGGCCGGCCACCGCCTGCGCGACCAGGCCGACCCGGCCGGGCACGGTGGCGGTGCGTTGGTGCAGTGGCTGTTGCGCGAAGTCCCGGCTCTCTGA